The region GGAAAATGCAGTTGACATGAAATAAAGATATGCAATAAATGACCTACATTACTATATGATTGAACATGTCATATTCTTGTCATGTTCAGCATTTATGTCATTATTGTCATAGCATggttatttgattatttatgttCAGCAAGTCTTCTTAAACTACCGTGTATTAATTGTGATAATACTTATACATCCATGAAAATGTCTTTCGGAAACACAATCGTTTGAATTACATATGTATGTCTCATCAACCAATTTGTAGCAAattcatatatttatattttttcaattatattataaattaccCACTTCATCCAAATATTTTCCTTATGCTTTCATACCATTTTCGGGTGGTTAAAAAccttttattcaattttttttcttagttccaattttttttatcaaaataaggtacaaatattactatataaagttatattttttaatttggGAGTAAATAACTgtatttacaaaaaatataaaaatcaCTCTTTCTTATAATAGTTCCCATTTCCTTCTAAGGAAGTATGTTCGGTTACATATAAATATAGCTTCTTTAatattttttccctaattttttttatcaatcaAATTAGTGTACTTTTAGTACAACATTaagcaaaaaaaattaaaattataaaattatgtcATACTTTCTAATACTCTCAAAAACCTTGTTGGAATGTTATTAATAGACCATTCGACCAACATGAAAGcacaaaaagggaagaaaaaaaaTAGACTACGCCACTTCAAGTGCCACTTGGCCTACTTTTGCAAGATTATGTTCTGCTGGGCTAATTTTACAAATTTTCGTTCAACTTGGCTAGAAATCAAACGGAGCCCAAGTTGTCTAGTGGTGCCATGTCAGGAATGAGTTTGTTAGAAAATTAGTTAGAAACATAGGGTTAACTTGTAATTCAGTACATCTTATCTATTAAACTATTACATTCTCTTTAGGTAAGAACACCTAATCTCAATGTAATTTTTTCTTTGTCTTTACTGTGATTGATTGGTAATTCTCTTTTAACAAAATATATAGGGTTTTGGTTCAAAATAGCATAATTTTTAATAAAGGAGGTCCAAAATAGTGCTGATCTTGAAATGGGCCACGCCATATGGCTGGACAAATACTTGCGTTATTGGATAAACGCTGCCACCACATGCATTTCTTCGAAATGCAATAAGAACTTTCATTTAAACCATTGCAACATCTTTTATAAATGCGTGCAAAAAAATGCAATTAAGATATTTGTTCACTGATAGTCAAAACATAAATATAATCTCTACTGACGTTTTCTTCAAATCTAATATAAATCATACTACGAACTTGGACTCCGATGTAATTTCTTGTTGCCGCTTTATTGTCACCTTGGTGTCATTCTTTCAAGGAATTTTTTGATTTGATAATAATATTATATCATGTATGTATAGGGACTACttcaataaaaatcaatttagaatagaaactagaaatcaaataatttttttaaaaaaattaattcaaaatataacacatatggtatgcaaatcaatcgttgagagatgtagaaaaatacaaTGAAAtcggatttttaaaaaaaattacggtttgacgggaaatatcaaattaaaaacggaggagaaaaactgaaattgggtgtgggagggtACATGGTAATTGGGTGATGTGATttagggggaccattagattaggtagATTTAATGACTTATATTAGTTttaagtttctattttaattttagtatgTATTTATATACGTGTGTGTATGAGTAATAATAAATAATTGTGTAGATATCCTACATTGGTATTAACATCTAACGCAATTATATTGACGGCTACTAATGTGCCGGTGAAGGGCATATATTTCTTGAAATGCTATATTGAACGGTTGATGTAAAATTTGTGCTTTTTTGGGTTTTTTTCTTAAAAACATAAAAGTATAGCTTAAGATTTACATATTTTCTAGAGTTTAAAACCCAATTTTTTCCTTTTGACTACCATTAGGATACAAAGACAACAAAAATGAAATGTGTCTGCTTTAGGTGGTAAAATGCCCTGACTCAGATCTAGACggtgatttaggcgttttttcaaaaaatcgggtcaaaatcgggATTAGGCGGGCTAGGCGGTCAAAAGCCGGTCATAGGCGGTTTAggcggaaaataattaaaaaaaatatttttcttacgtttttataaatttaattcattaatttcataatttcacacaatatcatgtcaatttctaatataaagtattgTTAAAAAGTAACaagtaatctaatatatttattttttcacttaaaatataaaaataacatattataattaatttaaaagtgtgaattaaaatatagttaatattgtaaactcaGTAATTAGTATATAACGcatgtcaaatgtgtagatattgtttaataccattctaatttcttttttcaaacaAATATATGACATATtaatcattatataattataaaaattaaaataatatttatattttttcgattaatgttccgattaatcgatctgattaatctccgacttactgattaatctctcgaaggtacCCTTATCGCCCTGGCACGCCTGGCAATTTTTGAAACACTGCTTTATATACCTGCATGTTAGGGGTGTACGCGGTTCGGATCAGATCAGTTTTGGGGTAAAAATCGAACCAAACCGCGAATAGcggttttagaaaattgtcaTCTGCAACCACATTTGCGGTTTCGGTTAAGCGCGTCAattgcggttgcgaatttgcggttatttcggttcaaccacttattttaaaataattaataatttacaaaaaataaattcggaatattaataaattaaaatttaaactacgtgataaatttacattcaaaaataaaatacaaactaatgTTCCGTGTGGAGTAAAGATATTAAAATCATACAAAAATATGGAGGcgagagaaaaaagaaaaaagaaaatgatAAAAAAGATTATATGTTGATTACATTTTTCATTTGtttggttatatatcttataatgattATGAATCTTATGAACGAAGTCTTAACATTAACCTAAGATTAGTTAATAATTATATGTCACTGAGTTTATTATTGAACATAATCATGAGTTACTTTCACAAGAAGAGGTACGTTTTCTTCCATCTTATCGTTTTATGACAAAAGATGATGAAAAACGTATTCTTTTATTGAAAGATGGAGGACTTAATGTGAGACAAATCATGCGTGTGATGGAGCTTGAAAATAATGTTAGACATGGTCATCTTTCATTCACTTCAAAAGATGTTCATAATTTTTTTAGTAAAATTCGTAGTGAGAAAGCAAAAAATGACGTGCTAGACTTTTTTGAATATTGCAAGATAGCTAAAGAGGAGAATCAAAATTTTCAGTACTCTGTTACACTTGATGATGAAAGAAAAGTAGAACATATTTTTTGGTCACATGCCCACTGTTTTACTTGGTACCAATTATTTGGAGATGATGTGGTATTTGATACAACTTACAAGATTAATGCTTACGACATGCCATTGGGTATTTTCATTGGAATCGACAATCATGGTAGAACTATATTATTTGGATGTGCTCTTCTCCGTAATGAGACTAAAAGTACATTTTCTTGGTTGATGAAGGTAAGCTGAAagacatttttaaaattttttatagTTGTCCTTTAATTTAAgttatttacttgtttatttgtgtatatatattatatgcaGACACTTGTGTCCCTAATGAAGAAGTCTCCTAAATCGATGATCAAGATCCTTGGATGACACAAGCTATTGCAGAAGAAATGCCTTTAACTAAACATGCCTTTTGTATATGGCACATTACATCAAAGTTTAGTAGTTGGTTCACTGGAATTCTCCGTACACAATATTTTGAATGGTGTTCAAATTTCTATACTTTGTATAGAGTTGATACTTATGATGAGTTTGAAAATAGGTGGCCTGAAGTGATTGGGAAATATAAGTTAGAGAAGAATAAACATGTGCGAGGTTTATACAATATAAGGCATTCATGGGTACCTACTTATCTTCGTGAAAACTTTTTTGCTCGAATGACCACAACAGGAAGATCTGAAAGTTTCAATGCATTTATCAAGAAATTTACAAGATAACGCATATGTTTAAGCCAATTCATAAAGCAAGTGAGTatatttgttttttttgttttataaaaatatagtTATATTTTATTATGAATGGTTTTTATTTCCTACATTATTAGTATGATATAGTTTtatttgtaatattaatattttctATAGGTTTATTTGGCTATTGAAGATATGGGACAAAATCAGTTGCAAACTAGAATGTTGGAGAAATACAGAGAAGCTTCATTGCGAACGTTATCTCCACTTGAAGAGCAAGCACAAAATATCTTGACTCCATTTtctttcaaaaaatttcaagaacAATTTGAAAGAGCTACTCACTATGTTGTGTCTAATTACTTTGGTGGATTTATTGTGCAACATTATACTGGAGGTGGTACCCAGAAGCATGCAGTTGGGTGGAATGGACAAATGTTGGTGTGTTCCTGTAAACATTTTGAGTTTTGAGGTATCATTTATCGTCACATTTTGAGTGTGTTTCTTCATCAAGATGTGTTTACCATTCCATCTTCATATTTTCCATTGCGTTGGCATAGTAAGGTATTATTTGATCAAGAGGAAGTTGATGTGGTTGGTGAAACTAATGGAGAAAGCAATGATTTTGATAATTTAGCGGGTCCTGTTCAATGCCCTCCTAAATCCAAGACCAAAGGACGTCCAAAGAGTAAAAGAGCAAAAGGAGGAAAGGAGGTGAatatgaagcaagtgaaatcatgCAGATATTGCAAGCAACAAGGTCACAATTATACTACATGTCCAAAGAAGGAGAAAGATGAAGAAAACCATTTAGAAAGGCCTGAGAAACAGAGCAAAAAAGTTGCAGATGAAAGTTTGAATCCTATTTATcatcttaaattttaaaaacactattTGTACTTAAATTTTTGTTTAGAATTGTTTGCATTAATGTATGACCTAAGACTTCTTAGGTACATTTTTATTAAAATTgcagtttaattttttttttccagtatAATTAATGTTTTCTAACTCACATGAATCGTGTGGTCGGGCACCgtatattaatattaaaaaacAATGATTTActttaattaaaaaaatcaaattatctttgtaaaatgaaattgactatttttcctcattttatttatattaaagaTGAATACAATTAAAAAGAATGTGAGAATTTTATATTGagaaaaaaaattgatttattgaaaataaacaatattaaaaataaacacaaatagaaagaattgtataaaatataaaaaaaaattaagcaAACATGTCTTTCTAGTTGTATacaattagaaaaaaaaataagtaaaaatGCTTCTGTAATTATATTTTCAttgtaatatttaaattaaatacaACTAGAAAAGAATGTGAGGAtaatataaaaacaaaaaaattgATTAAAGCATGTTattgaaaaaaataaaacaattttaaagatgAATGCAACTAGAAAAAAATGTAAGAAAGACAAAAAAAGAGAAATAAGAATTGACTAAAGAATGTTAGCTAGAGTTAAGCATTAATAAGGTAACAATGTTATTTTTAATGTATTTTTGCTGAACGTAAAAAGTAAGCTGACAATCATTAATTATCATTGAAAAGTGAAAATTTATAACTTTTAGCGTGTGTCCACACAGTagaaaaccctaaaaacgatacTTACATAATAAATGCTGCTCCGTACAAGTTTGGAAAATATTAAAACCCTGGGAAATATTATTTTCATAACTGGACTGAAAAAATGATAATACTCTTGTATAAACTGTTGATTTATGCGTTATTTATATATTTCAGAATACAGTTTTATCTTTTCACTTCAATTTTACTCTAGAAATTAATAATCATCTTTGAAAATAACTCTTCCCTAAAAGTACATAAAATTTCAAATATCTGTATTAAATTTTTGAATAAAAAGTAGCTTAAAGTACAAATTAATCAGCATTTGATCCTGTTGCATTAGTAGTTAGTACCTTGATAAACAAAAATTTAAGTAAATTTATATTGCAAAATGGCAAAAAATAAATGCAGAGACATGGATTCAGTTGTAAAATAGAATCTTACAACACCCATTTTTAATGTTGGTCAAAGGTGTTAGGTTGGTGACTTGTACTATACACCATTTAACAGTTCAATGAATCCTGTCCA is a window of Apium graveolens cultivar Ventura chromosome 11, ASM990537v1, whole genome shotgun sequence DNA encoding:
- the LOC141696032 gene encoding uncharacterized protein LOC141696032 encodes the protein MTKDDEKRILLLKDGGLNVRQIMRVMELENNVRHGHLSFTSKDVHNFFSKIRSEKAKNDVLDFFEYCKIAKEENQNFQYSVTLDDERKVEHIFWSHAHCFTWYQLFGDDVVFDTTYKINAYDMPLGIFIGIDNHGRTILFGCALLRNETKSTFSWLMKVYLAIEDMGQNQLQTRMLEKYREASLRTLSPLEEQAQNILTPFSFKKFQEQFERATHYVVSNYFGGFIVQHYTGGGTQKHAVGWNGQMLVLFDQEEVDVVGETNGESNDFDNLAGPVQCPPKSKTKGRPKSKRAKGGKEVNMKQVKSCRYCKQQGHNYTTCPKKEKDEENHLERPEKQSKKVADESLNPIYHLKF